One stretch of Brettanomyces nanus chromosome 4, complete sequence DNA includes these proteins:
- a CDS encoding uncharacterized protein (EggNog:ENOG41) yields the protein MLGLIDQTLGSVMEYVLADYQIDRIKVSYLFLVSTFGYVPASFLNHFLIYNFGLFKVYLSGVVCLCVGCSIYGLKSPYLCLMLGSLINGFGSGLTDCCINIFIGNLKHSNQLLGVMHSSYGLGCLISPALVINLINRGFPWPHFYFLIAAVGLANFACVWFSYSNETKWKFRYVSDYDRKLNGDNGDETTAWETIQNKYVLFYSFALFVYIGSELSVGIWLFNYVFNIKRVTEQTASFITSGYWACVTLGRFFLGFVTGKYFDRLEVRAIIIYCSLVVIFCSGFWALSASVVAQTVCIFGMGFFVGPLFATSVVIALRSLPQRYTVSGISLIAGLGSAGAAVIPPIMGFVSEKFGAGHVVLSIEKITVFEKYVMMATP from the exons ATGCTTGGACTTATAGATCAGACGCTCGGTTCTGTTATGGAGTATGTTTTGGCGGACTATCAAATTGACAGAATCAAAGTTTCATACCTTTTTCTCGTGAGCACCTTTGGATATGTGCCGGCCAGTTTCTTAAATCACTTTCTAATATACAACTTTGGTCTTTTCAAAGTATATCTTTCTGGAGTTGTATGTCTCTGCGTTGGTTGCAGTATATATGGACTTAAATCTCCTTATTTGTGTCTTATGTTGGGATCTTTGATTAACGGATTCGGCTCAGGGTTGACAGACTGCTGTATCAATATTTTTATTGGTAATCTAAAGCACTCAAACCAGCTTCTAGGTGTTATGCATTCTAGTTATGGTTTGGGTTGCTTAATTAGTCCTGCACTTGTCATAAATCTTATAAATAGGGGGTTTCCTTGGCCACATTTTTACTTCTTGATAGCTGCGGTGGGTCTTGCTAACTTTGCCTGCGTTTGGTTCTCTTACAGTAATGAGACCAAATGGAAGTTTAGATATGTGTCCGATTATGATAGAAAACTGAATGGTGATAATGGAGATGAAACCACCGCCTGGGAGACCATTCAGAATAAGTACGTGCTTTTCTACTCTTTTGCATTATTCGTTTACATAGGTAGTGAATTAAGCGTCGGCATTTGGTTATTCAACTACGTTTTTAATATAAAGCGGGTCACTGAACAAACGGCGTCTTTCATTACTAGCGGATACTGGGCCTGCGTGACTCTTGGGAGATTTTTCCTTGGCTTTGTCACTGGAAAGTACTTTGATAGACTGGAAGTTCGGGCCATCATTATTTATTGCAGCTTGGTGGTGATTTTTTGCTCAGGTTTTTGGGCTTTAAGTGCAAGTGTTGTTGCACAAACAGTTTGCATTTTTGGTATGGGATTCTTCGTTGGACCGCTATTTGCTACGAGCGTGGTTATTGCTCTTCGCTCTCTTCCTCAAAGGTACACCGTTAGTGGAATATCGCTAATTGCAGGATTAGGAAGCGCTGGTGCTGCCGTGATACCTCCTATAATGGGCTTTGTCTCTGAGAAATTTGGTGCCGGTCATG TTGTTTTGAGTATCGAAAAAATTACCGTATTTGAAAAGTATGTCATGATGGCAACACCTTGA